The nucleotide window GAATCAAAATacagggcccactttcaaaGAGCTGCATAAGCAGATCATTATGCTTAAagtaattttctgctaagcgaaaGTACGCAGAACACCAGTCTTAGATTTCAAATTttacatggtactttggctgtacatgtaggttaccttattctggtaagcaaaatttgttgtgGTTAAGCgactctatgaagttgggccgtGACTGGGGCCCAATTTTTATAGAAAACTCTGCTTTCTGCTCAACAAAAACGGACAAGTTGTATGAATAGGCTGGCTGTAGCCTTATATTGGTTAGCACTATACTGTTGTGCTTTGATCGTTTTTTCTGCTTATGCagtctatgaaactgggcccagatcTTACACTTGCTTCTTGGTGAAATCAAGGAATGTGTTTGGTGAAGAGAACCTCTGTGAGGGCCCTTATACAGTACAGTTAATATATTGGCCTTTGTAAATGTAACGTTGATTTACAGGACAAATTATCTGTCTgatgagaaaacagcaaaaaactgtCACCGTGTACTTACTAGGCTTGAAGCAGTGGAAGCAatttgcccctggtcattgccttgctgCCCCTTGAAACATTCCAATAAAAAATGCCTTTCCAAAAACATATTATCAAGAACGTTGAACTTGAAAACATTTAGCTAGGTGACAGAAATTGCTATCTCCAAAACTCTGCATTTCAGAAGAAATAGTTTTGCAAGATTTTGAACACCATTACCATAATTATAACTAGTGGGTGTTTGGATGGAAATTAAACCCTTTTTCCAAGGGTCATTACCTTAGTTAGTTTTGACCCTACCTTCCTTTGATCCTGCAAAGGAGCATGAATTACTTATTTTCAAAGATAATTATTCTCCAACTaaatttacatattattttaCCCAATTTAAGGTAAAGTTCTGTAACCTTCaataaagactctgctagggtcgaaacgtatAGTGTTATTCAAAGGACTTCTTAACACTTCATTACTATTCTACTATTAAGCTAAAACTGACAATTTGGAGGCAAATAACACATTAACTAGGGACACTTCCTAGCCCTAGTGCGATAATATTTGTTAGATGTATGCTTTGCCAAAGTAGCCTTACATTCTAATCtggtttttgtacaaaattttatctttacaaaatttgtttgttattgtaagTTTTTATACACTTTATATACATCAAAATGTGTTCTTAAAATGAAACCATAATACAGcagatattttttaaacaatccaTGCCTATCACATGACAATAATGAACAGTGTTCTCCGTTAACATTGGTCTGTTGGCCAAATGTCATTTATAACACCTGAGGACCATTGAAACttcactccaagtggtccagcaggctagttcagtgttgaaaaacaTCCTTATTCAAAATGAAATATGGACAAGTGAAAAAGCTGGGGATCGGAGAAATAAAAAGCGAAGTTGTTCTTCTTGCTAGTCACTGACTAAGTTAATGGACAACCCTGATAGATCTTACAATTTTATCCTACCCATCCCCTAATAATCAAAAGACTCAAACTGAGTTACCCGATTTCTGCTCCAAAAGCTTAAGAATGAACGCAATGCTTCTTCTCCCAAACCTACCGATGTCTCGTATGAGAATACATGTAAGTGGCAAGTGAAGATTTTCCATTAAAGTTTAGAATATACAACTTTTAGAACTGGTGAGGGGTTGAGGTGAAGGCAGAGTGGGGAATATTTTATCCAATcacttttgcatattttggagctcctggtaaatggagGGGATTTGTTCGTGAGGGGTCTCCAAACTAACTgttggcaaaaagaaacatttcatttctaagaaaaaaatttaattgtggaatTTGATTCATTTACAAACTTACACAGATTTTTTTGTATGAAATTTCAATAACACCTTAATAGCACTGAGCCAATGATTTGTAACTTGCAAACTTTAACGTCACGTTACACAAAGTCAGTGAACATTCAAACCATCGTGCTGCCATGCATGGAATATGATGTACAAAGACCTTGAACCCATTGTGTTAAAATACATTGAATTTCTAAGAAGAAAAATATCGGCCACAGAAACGACATGTTCTCCACAAGTTTTTGTCaagtattttttacaaattatttttgtggttGAAGCAACTGCGCTTACATGTATTCATCAATAACGTGTAATAACCAATCTCACTATAAAGAACCCTGACAAACAGCGGAATTGAACAATAAATATAACTCACACGAGTGATGTGCTAGGATCTTTTCTCACTCCGACAAAATTCAAAATCATTGTAGATGTAGCTCAGCACTAAAGCTGTTCTAATTATGGTGCTATATTACCTGGCCTCAGTCTTACAGAATACAACATTTCAAAACATGTGGACCTTGGGttgaatattgaaagaaattgTTTGTCACCCttcaaaaaaaacctttaaaggcagtggacacttttggtaattactcaaaataattatcgccATATAGTTTTGTGCTTGTCCAATTGGTGTTAATATGGTAAGCTGGTGACTCAAACTGCTACATAGGAGCCACAGACTCCCAGAGGTACCATAACTTCCAGTCTTGGTGCCTTTCTCACACCTCGGTATGAGCTCCGGCTCCTGGTGCAGTCTGATGTTCGACCTACCAGGCAGGCAAAAAAACATGCTGCTCCAAAAATTGTTGGTCTGTTCGTTCTCGCTGCGTTTCTACTGCGTACGCAGCACGCGGAGCCAAAGCGTATGCAGCACGCGCAGCCAAAGTCggggtttgagaaaggcccaaGCACTGAGTTCATGGGTTTTATCTGGAAAACAGTATAGGAAAACAGTGATTGGAAAACGGTATTGAGCAGAAACCCCATGGCTTGTGTACTGTGGACTTCCACAATCTTTCGGAACTGTGTGGCAAGAGCCATTTAGTAAACTTGGGTAGAAGTGTGTACCAATTGAAGCAAATTTCACTGACTACACAATTGTCAACATTGGTGACCTACTAAAGGAAAATTGTGTCACCTGCAATTTTATGTTGTTGATGCAGTGATGTGCCCTTTTTGTGGGTCTCACTATAAATGATGTGAGAAttgagagagaagaaaaaaggtgCTCACTAATACTTTGGTGTTAACTGAAGAAACTTAAAATGTACAATATGTACAGTTCAAATCAAAAACTGTGGAAGTACCGATGTGatacaggtcaaaggttacacgTCCACATTTACCTAGCATTACACAGCACTTATTTGTTCCAGTTTGATTTGTACTTCCTTGAGTTGGATCATTTTTTCTTTCCCGTTGACAGGCTGATCTCCTTCCTCCTTATCTTTGTTAGATGTTTTACTTCTCAATCTCCGACCTTCAACCTTCGCATCTTCAGCATCTGATTGCTGATTGTCGCTGGTGTCTTTGTTAGTTTCGCTAGTatctttgttgtttttactgTCATTGTCTTCTTTAGTTTGAGAGTTGTCTGCTGTAATATTCGCTGGTAATTTCTCCAGCTTCACCGACAAGTTTCCAATCTTCATTGGAGACTTTTTCGCTTCTTCATCTTTGTCACCGTTCTCTGATTTACTGTCTTTGTCACTGGTCTCTGATTTGCTATCTTTGTCGCCGTTCTCTGATTTACTATCTTTGTCACTGTTCTCTGATTCATTGTCTTTGTCACTGTTCTCTGATTTACTGGTGCTTGGTAAATCATCAGTAAGGTCAACCAGCACCTCATCTTCAATCACTATCACTTCATCATCGTCGTCATCATCAGAGTTTTTCTTGTTAGCCCTGCGAAGAGCTTCTCTATCGATTTGTATTATCTCACGTTTGAAATGTCTAGATGTCATTAGACTACTCGTTCGCACTTTGAATGACTCGATCATGGTATGACCACGAGGGCAGCTTTCGATGTGACATGCCATGAGGGTGGGAGACAGGGTGCTGAATTCACACTTCTTGCAACCTAAGAGCATCCGGCCATTATTCACGGTGATCTTCCGGATGTGGTGGACCTTTGGTGCGGAACCCGCCTTGTGAAATGCTATCATGTGATTTGCAAAAGCACCCCCACAGTAGGTGACGTATTTACATAAGGTGCAGGCCATCTTCTTACGGAAGTGATCTCTACTAACATTTGTCGAAGTTCCACACTCGAGGCATCTTAGTGCCCCCTTTGGTCGAATGATTTCCTTCCTTGTCCACAAAGACGGTGCGATCTTAACAGGCATTGGTTTTGACACTGTCTTGGCGTTCTTCTCAGAGGTCGTGTTGATGGCTTGCTTTCCTCTGTAAGGAGCCATCTGGGGGACACCGTTACGATCCTTTTGCCTATGTTGAACATGATCCTTATTAATGTGGTCCTTCAACATGGTGCTGTTCAAAAACATCAGTTTACAGCTTCGGCAGCGGAATAAACCATTCTTCATCGACACGGAAAGATGCGTTTTACAATGGCGCAAGAAAGAGTTGTTGCATCTGATGATACGCACGCAGAAGGGGCACATGAGGGCTTTGCTTCCTTCGTGCTGTTTGGAGAAGTGGCTGACGAGGTCATCATAGAAGGAGGTCATGTAGTTACAGACACCGCAGACGTAAGGCATCTGAAGTTTTGGATGACTCTTGGCGAGATGCTTGACTAACCCACCACTGTCCTCGCATGCTTGCTCACAAATACCGCATCTATGTTTGCAATACATGTGGGCTTTCTCAACGTGCATCTGCAATTGATACGGTGTGGTGAAATGCTTGAAGCAAGAACGGCAATTGACAACGTTATTGACGGAGGAGTTTAGTTGCTGCTCATTGTCCAAGTGATGCTTGATGTGCTGCATGTAGCGAATGTTTGTGGATAACTTCTTGTTACACACATAGCACCGGAAGCTTCCCCTAGGCTTTTCATCATCCCACCACGACCGTCCTTTCTTATACCCATAGTAATTCTTCTCGAAATCTGGCTCGACTGGATCACTATTCAACTTTAACCGTTTAAGGATAGGGCTACTGTCCGGTGGGGCGGATCGTTTCACACCACTAGTGGAACTGACTGTTTGGGTATCAGACTTTCCAGCAGACACATTTACAGATGCAACAGTTACAGGTCTTGTTGAGATGGGATTGGATATAACCTTTGTTGTTACAATCTGACTCAAGGTGGGGCTTTGAATCAACGGAGCTGCTGGCGCGGTGAAACTCCGAATGGCAATAGGTTGTGGATTGGTCCGAGCCACAGTGATGGGTGATGATAAAACCGATGTTCCCATTCTTGGTATAGTTGTAGACTGCGGCGCCATGACAAGCTGGTACCCGGTATTACCAGGTACACTGATAACCTGCATACCTGATAAGTCTGTTCTGCCTGGTACCTGTATGATGGTCTTTTGCCCAATTGAATTGACAGGACTAACGAATTGCTGGAGAGTGGTTCGAGGTTTGGTCACAACAGGGAGAACGCTTTGACCTCCAATCTGTGTCACTATTTGCGCTTGTTGTTGCCAGCTTACACCGGATGATGTCGATACTAAAACTGTCTGTTTCTGCGGCTGAATCTTCTGTTGCAGCGGTTGATTAGAGATGCCATTTTGAACAACGGCATTTCCCTTGGGGGGAACAGCTTGGCTAACGCCTGAACTACCAGAGCTGGATTTGTTATAGGCTTTGTTGTAAGCTTCCACGGCTTTGTTGTACTCGTTCAGTTTCTCTTCATGTTGTGTGTAGATGAGTTTCTGCACGTCTGACAAGACATCCTCGTCGCATATTAGCAGAACGTTTGCCTTGGCAACGTTGGATGTTTGCCGTGTACTTTGAGGCATGATAGTCTATCACTCAGTTCTGTAAGATGTGAAAATAACAAAGAATAGAAAATTATAAtcacgattttgattttgtgagttacatcagcagtttacTGACCGCTGCTATAGTTACTCTACTAAGGgctcttaaaaaaatatatacatagaCTAAatgattaaagtcacctggaagtggtattttgtcaaaataaagcttttgtcactaaaatgtttgttttgatgagtggaatatgaataaataattaactaaggttaaaaaaattagtttccatgttatttacaaatttgaaaaaaagcctgacccgagagggcgctgttcgtgacgtcaatcgaggcgcgatgaatcccatgcagtgccaacacaataTAGTGTcacttggcgcaagctaaaaacatgccctcaaagttgaaacaattcCTCGTTTTTTCACGtcaggcaaatgctcctttaggtttgttacgtctttcaggtaccttcttcgacttcccgactagctggaaaaattgttaggatggcgtcatgttttagaaaagaacttttctgttcatgtcaaaatgtgtagtgtcaTGTATTCCGAATTCTCAATGCACggcggctcgaagtgtttgctggacagcgctggaaaagacgtcggaccggacgactttgcaaactgaccccatctttagttgtcttgctgcatccagcagcagtACACCTGGTCAACGTTggcggaaaaatgcaagaaaaaaactttttcgaaacgtaaaactcacgactaggacttggatgtacttgcacgtacgtgtgttcgatttcgatcaaggcaaagtctgcctcgattgacatcacaaaaggggtaggcggagtcacccccacacaatgttatttatttttttaaacataaaaatcattaaaaacaattaaaaaaaaaaaatatgttattgttcagaaacatatactctactgaaagaaaaattctatttccaggtgactttaatgtatGTCAGTGTTTGTTCTAACTCTGTTCTATCTTCCAAAAGTGTTCCCGCAACTTCAATAGATTCATTACCAAGCAAACGAACAAACAATGACTGGCATTGGGCCAGACATACCGATCTTATCGCCCCCATAAGTTGGGTGTCAAGTCACCAAAATATGGGGAGAAATTTGTGAGAAATGAttccaaacaaatacaaaaaatcattttaagaaATAGAGGAAACACATCAaagctcccacaaggggatataaatgctaaactggcaacagccaatctctctcacacaaacagtggtttaacgtctatgattatgaatgcacaaatcaataaattgtgattcagtaactagacgacaacacttaaataattttagtcattgtaaaatcagcagttagctggtAGAAACTGAACTCATAACCACTGTAAGACAggcttttcagagccaacattccccaaaattagttgcgataacataaccctcctcccgatgggAGGAGGGTCCTCCCgatgggaggagggttacgttatcgcaactaccccAAAATGAGTTTTCACACATAATATGTTTGCACGAGACGcaagtttaatatttttatttatagtttcttcctaatgCAACCGTGTGATTGGAGGAGAGCTGTTTGAACTCCTCAAAAccaaactttacaaaaaaagtgacaaacaataaaaattaatttaaaactcGATTTcattaatcaaattttgttggaagtCTACCGTGGGCAaggggatcaacaaaattattcatgtttaattatggggccattattgctgaagtgggccaggtttccaaactgtgtcatggggccatgcaataagttcAATGGCCTTTttactgtgttctttctctgtaaAATTTGATACTTATTATCATCAGCTGtatctcagatcaatgcaaagtggacaatatttgaaatctgGGTTGGGCAGCATAATGTATTTTtgtcagagtgctgggcaaaaattgtgagtcctgggcaggcccgcccagcatcgcccaccgtggctacaacactaaTGATCATCGTCAATGCTCGTCGTAACTCTGATGATTCATAATGCAGGATTAAACTGTGGGAGGATTAGGGAGGATTAATCGTTTGGTTACCTGCGCATAAACAGTATTTCTTGCATCGTagtttttaagcaattttcaaTTTACTTCACTGGTAAAATATCTTCTGCCAAAAGTTAATAAATAAGTTGCAATGTTTGAAGCTCATGGTCACAACTAGAGTGCGTTTCGGCGACCCAAACCAAGCCCAACTGAGTCAACAAGCACAGTAAGCGGTTGGACTGAACAAGCTCAGCACCGCGGTTCAATATGAAATAACatagtatcttatttacctcaatAAGGTTTATCGTGATTCAGAAGGCAGatggggcagtttgctatgCGATGGGATTCCATGCgatgtatgttgtcatgcacgacTCACGCAGGCATCGCCTATATCTTTGTATGGGTTCAAcggcgccctctcttgatattttgctattcacGAAAAACCTTACTTAtaaatgagatatcccttttggaaaaattagtgaaaaagtggttgcgtctaaaaaaaaagttataaaatCCTAATTCGCtagaaaaatatatttaaaaaattgccaaaacattaattttaatttattaattaatttattttattttaaaattgttgtaaaaTACCACTGACCACCAGTACGGTGAGAACAAACACTGAAAAATCGAAGGATTTTGTGTATTGGAAAGATTGAGAGGGTAACAAgagggcaatttttttttaacaagttaaaaaaaaaaccagatagGGCCTATTGAGATAGTGATTTAATTATTTCAGTCAGGTGCCTTCCACATCCACAGTCCAACAAGCAGCAGACCGAGATTGTCAGAGTCTGGGAGACAAAAACGTCCCCCAACCAACAAAAACAGCCAACACACAAAACCGCACATCTGACTGTTAAGTGAAAATATACTGACAGACACTGACAAAATCTAACTAAACATTCGAAAAGAAGACAGAAAAAGACAGACCAAAATAATCACGGccgaaatccaagatggcgcttGGTTTTTTCTGCGCAGCAGTTCATGCCTGCGCTGCACCTGCTCTGCATGCAAAACGC belongs to Asterias amurensis chromosome 5, ASM3211899v1 and includes:
- the LOC139936892 gene encoding uncharacterized protein — translated: MPQSTRQTSNVAKANVLLICDEDVLSDVQKLIYTQHEEKLNEYNKAVEAYNKAYNKSSSGSSGVSQAVPPKGNAVVQNGISNQPLQQKIQPQKQTVLVSTSSGVSWQQQAQIVTQIGGQSVLPVVTKPRTTLQQFVSPVNSIGQKTIIQVPGRTDLSGMQVISVPGNTGYQLVMAPQSTTIPRMGTSVLSSPITVARTNPQPIAIRSFTAPAAPLIQSPTLSQIVTTKVISNPISTRPVTVASVNVSAGKSDTQTVSSTSGVKRSAPPDSSPILKRLKLNSDPVEPDFEKNYYGYKKGRSWWDDEKPRGSFRCYVCNKKLSTNIRYMQHIKHHLDNEQQLNSSVNNVVNCRSCFKHFTTPYQLQMHVEKAHMYCKHRCGICEQACEDSGGLVKHLAKSHPKLQMPYVCGVCNYMTSFYDDLVSHFSKQHEGSKALMCPFCVRIIRCNNSFLRHCKTHLSVSMKNGLFRCRSCKLMFLNSTMLKDHINKDHVQHRQKDRNGVPQMAPYRGKQAINTTSEKNAKTVSKPMPVKIAPSLWTRKEIIRPKGALRCLECGTSTNVSRDHFRKKMACTLCKYVTYCGGAFANHMIAFHKAGSAPKVHHIRKITVNNGRMLLGCKKCEFSTLSPTLMACHIESCPRGHTMIESFKVRTSSLMTSRHFKREIIQIDREALRRANKKNSDDDDDDEVIVIEDEVLVDLTDDLPSTSKSENSDKDNESENSDKDSKSENGDKDSKSETSDKDSKSENGDKDEEAKKSPMKIGNLSVKLEKLPANITADNSQTKEDNDSKNNKDTSETNKDTSDNQQSDAEDAKVEGRRLRSKTSNKDKEEGDQPVNGKEKMIQLKEVQIKLEQISAV